Within the Candidatus Zixiibacteriota bacterium genome, the region TTACTGGTGAACTCGTACCCTGGACTACCCTCTGGTATACGTATGCTATCCCCCTCTATATCCAGATACATCAGAGGAGAGTTCGCGACATACGTGTATGGCGTCAACCCGAAATACATATGACCCAGTCTATCCGCACTCACATACCGCCCCAACTTCGGCTCGTAATACCGGTGCCAATTATAATACAAATCACTCTCACGATCATGATACTGACCCGGGAACCGCAACTCGTTGCTCTGCACCACCTGCTCATCGTAAAGCGACCCAAACGGATAATAATCACTGCTCCACACGATGTCTTTCGCGCCGTCAGTCACCGCCATCGGCGTACCCAGATGATCCAGATGATAATACAGAAACTTGTACACGATCGTACTCCCCGACCCCGGCTGACCCTCAAGCACAACATCGCCCGAACCGCCCCCCGATGACTCCGTCTCCGACCTGTCGACCGGCGTCCCCGGCTGCCCCGGTTTCTCGTCATCAACCACTATATTATACAC harbors:
- a CDS encoding RHS repeat-associated core domain-containing protein; amino-acid sequence: VYNIVVDDEKPGQPGTPVDRSETESSGGGSGDVVLEGQPGSGSTIVYKFLYYHLDHLGTPMAVTDGAKDIVWSSDYYPFGSLYDEQVVQSNELRFPGQYHDRESDLYYNWHRYYEPKLGRYVSADRLGHMYFGLTPYTYVANSPLMYLDIEGDSIRIPEGSPGYEFTSNWLQMVRAGECGEEFARYVSVVDAAPYDVYLSGGELGGDRYGQYQPMFDEQFNQTDSYATVDIYEIFRRARMKGAKDEISRVGGTIMHEIWHAYWMVTHPEVHALNYRKAREKTGIGEGLARLMKSMWMKECGKRYEERMCE